From a single Raphanus sativus cultivar WK10039 chromosome 3, ASM80110v3, whole genome shotgun sequence genomic region:
- the LOC108836563 gene encoding NDR1/HIN1-like protein 6: MADKPVLQKPPGYRDSNMATPSPPPPPRQQQQQQQPPPMRKTAGAPSSFRPKRKRGSCCRTCCCCLCITLVLLTFLLLVATAVFYLWFDPKLPTFSLASFRLDGFKLTPDPDGASLSATAVARVEMRNPNTKLVFYYGNTAVEMSVGSGNDETGMGETTVSGFRQGPKNSTSVKVETSVKNQLLDIGLAKRLSAKFQSKDLVMNVVARTKVGLGVGGIKIGMLAVNLRCGGVSLNKLDTDSPKCILNTLKW; this comes from the coding sequence ATGGCAGATAAACCGGTTCTTCAAAAACCACCAGGTTACAGAGATTCAAACATGGCcactccttctcctcctccacctccccgacaacaacaacaacaacaacaaccaccacCCATGAGAAAAACCGCCGGAGCGCCTTCTTCTTTCCGACCAAAGCGTAAACGCGGAAGCTGTTGTCGCACATGCTGCTGCTGCCTCTGCATTACCCTCGTCCTCCTCACCTTCCTCCTCTTAGTCGCTACCGCCGTCTTCTACCTCTGGTTCGATCCAAAGCTCCCGACTTTCAGCCTCGCTTCTTTCCGCCTCGACGGGTTCAAACTCACCCCCGACCCCGACGGCGCGTCTCTCTCCGCCACCGCCGTGGCGCGCGTGGAGATGAGGAACCCCAACACCAAACTCGTTTTTTACTACGGGAACACCGCCGTGGAGATGAGCGTCGGCAGCGGAAACGACGAGACGGGGATGGGAGAGACGACGGTTAGTGGGTTCCGACAAGGTCCGAAGAACTCGACGAGCGTGAAAGTGGAGACGTCGGTGAAGAACCAGCTCCTGGACATAGGATTGGCTAAGAGACTCTCGGCGAAGTTTCAGAGCAAAGATTTGGTGATGAACGTTGTGGCCAGGACGAAAGTTGGATTAGGTGTCGGAGGGATTAAGATCGGAATGCTCGCCGTTAATTTGAGATGCGGCGGCGTTAGCCTGAACAAGCTTGATACTGATTCACCTAAATGCATCCTCAATACACTCAAATGGTAA
- the LOC130508975 gene encoding G-box-binding factor 3-like, whose protein sequence is MSSQCLWEMVILLKMNVKRSRNSSETDGSTDGSDGNTTGVIMSLVVVVPFCFHLHCEKPKPQMGPRLQNERELKRERRKQSNRESARRSRLRKQAETEELGRKVEALTAENMVLRSELNQRNEKSDKLRGANATLLNKLKSSEPEKSVSGNKNSGTGDNESNSTSKLHQLLDTKPRADAVAVAAG, encoded by the exons ATGAGCTCGCAATGTCTCTGGGAAATGGTGATCCTCCTGAAAATGAACGTAAAACGCTCACGGAACAGCTCAGAAACAGATGGTTCAACTGATGGAAGTGATGGGAATACAACTGGGGTGATAATGTCTCTTGTAGTTGTAGTCCCCTTTTGTTTTCATTTGCATTGTGAAAAACCAAAACCTCAAATGGGTCCTAGGCTTCAG AACGAGAGAGAACTGAAACGGGAGCGAAGGAAACAGTCGAATAGAGAATCTGCTAGAAGATCAAGATTAAGAAAACAG GCTGAGACTGAAGAACTCGGTAGGAAAGTTGAAGCCTTGACGGCAGAGAACATGGTGTTAAGATCTGAACTAAACCAACGTAATGAGAAATCTGATAAACTACGAGGAGCAAATGCAACCTTGCTG AATAAACTGAAAAGTTCGGAACCAGAGAAGAGTGTGTCCGGTAATAAGAACTCAGGAACTGGAGACAATGAGTCTAACTCTACTAGCAAACTGCATCAACTGCTTGATACAAAGCCTCGAGCCGATGCTGTAGCAGTAGCAGCAGGCTGA
- the LOC108836560 gene encoding BTB/POZ domain-containing protein At2g46260 isoform X2: MRGCDLFDPKTTEMDSTSFSRGDSSPGADFGFAFNDSNFSDRLLRIEILGDGDEGCCTSMADWARHRKRRREDHNNGVDIVGCPEEQIITDDNQPDMDDCCPGGDDQGEAMLEEALSGDEDASSERNWGMEDHSTVVNVKELHISSPILAAKSPFFYKLFSNGMRESAQRHVTLRISAQEEGALMELLNFMYSSSLTVTTAPALLDVLMAADMFEVASCMRYCSRLLRNLPMTPDSALLYLDLPSTVLMAEAVQPLTDAAKQFLASRYKDITKYQEEVMALPLAGIEAILSSDDLQIASEDAVYDFVLKWARGKYSSLEDRRKILGSRLALCIRFPYMTCRKLKKVLTCSDFEHEVASKQVLEALFFKAEAPHRQRILAAEGSVSTKNRRFIERAYKYRPVKVVEFELPRSQCVVYLDLKREECAGLFPSGRVYSQAFHLGGQGFFLSAHCNMDQQSSFHCFGLFLGMQEKGAVSFGVDYEFAARQKPSQDYSSKYKGTYTFTGGKAVGYRNLFAIPWTSFIAEDSQYFIDGVLHLRAELTINRP, translated from the exons ATGAGAGGTTGTGATCTATTTGACCCTAAGACGACGGAGATGGATTCCACCAGTTTCTCTCGCGGCGACTCGTCACCCGGTGCTGATTTCGGTTTCGCTTTCAACGACAGCAACTTCTCCGACCGTTTGCTCCGAATCGAGATCCTCGGTGACGGTGATGAAGGTTGTTGCACGAGTATGGCCGATTGGGCTCGTCATcgcaagaggagaagagaggaTCATAACAATGGCGTTG ACATTGTGGGTTGTCCTGAAGAGCAGATTATAACCGATGACaaccaacctgatatggatgatTGTTGTCCTGGTGGTGACGATCAAGGAGAGGCAATGTTGGAAGAGGCTCTATCAGGTGATGAGGATGCATCTAGTGAACGAAACTGGGGAATGGAGGACCATTCCACTGTTGTTAATGTTAAGGAACTTCATATTAGTTCTCCTATCCTGGCTGCTAAAAGTCCCTTTTTCTACAAG CTCTTCTCCAATGGAATGAGGGAATCAGCACAAAGACATGTAACCCTTAGAATTAGTGCTCAAG AGGAAGGTGCTTTGATGGAGCTTTTAAACTTTATGTACAGCAGCTCTCTAACTGTCACAACAGCACCTGCTTTACTAGACGTGCTTATGGCTGCTGACATGTTTGAGGTTGCATCCTGCATGAGGTATTGCAGTAGACTTCTCCGCAACTTGCCTATGACCCCCGATTCCGCTTTGCTCTATCTTGACCTTCCCTCCACTGTTTTAATGGCTGAAGCTGTCCAACCTCTAACCGATGCTGCCAAGCAGTTCCTTGCCTCCCGCTACAAGGATATTACCAA GTATCAAGAGGAGGTTATGGCCTTACCGTTGGCTGGAATCGAGGCGATACTATCGAGCGATGATCTCCAAATTGCTTCTGAGGACGCTGTTTATGATTTCGTGTTGAAATGGGCGAGGGGGAAGTACAGTTCACTGGAAGACCGTAGAAAGATTCTTGGTTCACGCCTTGCGCTCTGCATCCGCTTCCCATACATGACGTGCCGTAAACTCAAGAAGGTACTAACGTGCAGTGACTTTGAGCACGAAGTCGCATCGAAGCAGGTTCTAGAAGCGCTCTTCTTCAAAGCAGAAGCCCCGCACAGGCAACGCATTCTAGCCGCCGAAGGATCAGTCTCCACGAAGAACCGCCGTTTCATAGAGAGGGCTTACAAATACAGACCCGTCAAAGTCGTGGAGTTCGAGCTTCCTCGCTCGCAGTGCGTGGTGTACCTGGACTTGAAGCGGGAGGAGTGCGCGGGACTGTTCCCTTCGGGGAGAGTCTACTCTCAGGCTTTTCATTTAGGAGGTCAAGGCTTCTTCCTCTCGGCGCACTGCAACATGGACCAGCAGAGCTCGTTCCACTGCTTCGGGCTGTTCCTTGGGATGCAAGAGAAAGGAGCTGTGAGTTTCGGTGTGGACTATGAGTTCGCAGCTAGGCAGAAACCTTCGCAGGATTACTCGAGCAAATACAAAGGGACCTACACATTCACTGGTGGGAAAGCGGTTGGTTATAGAAACCTTTTTGCGATTCCTTGGACCTCGTTTATCGCTGAGGATAGTCAGTACTTCATCGATGGCGTTCTCCATCTCCGAGCTGAGCTCACCATTAACAGACCTTAA
- the LOC108836560 gene encoding BTB/POZ domain-containing protein At2g46260 isoform X1, producing MRGCDLFDPKTTEMDSTSFSRGDSSPGADFGFAFNDSNFSDRLLRIEILGDGDEGCCTSMADWARHRKRRREDHNNGVGDIVGCPEEQIITDDNQPDMDDCCPGGDDQGEAMLEEALSGDEDASSERNWGMEDHSTVVNVKELHISSPILAAKSPFFYKLFSNGMRESAQRHVTLRISAQEEGALMELLNFMYSSSLTVTTAPALLDVLMAADMFEVASCMRYCSRLLRNLPMTPDSALLYLDLPSTVLMAEAVQPLTDAAKQFLASRYKDITKYQEEVMALPLAGIEAILSSDDLQIASEDAVYDFVLKWARGKYSSLEDRRKILGSRLALCIRFPYMTCRKLKKVLTCSDFEHEVASKQVLEALFFKAEAPHRQRILAAEGSVSTKNRRFIERAYKYRPVKVVEFELPRSQCVVYLDLKREECAGLFPSGRVYSQAFHLGGQGFFLSAHCNMDQQSSFHCFGLFLGMQEKGAVSFGVDYEFAARQKPSQDYSSKYKGTYTFTGGKAVGYRNLFAIPWTSFIAEDSQYFIDGVLHLRAELTINRP from the exons ATGAGAGGTTGTGATCTATTTGACCCTAAGACGACGGAGATGGATTCCACCAGTTTCTCTCGCGGCGACTCGTCACCCGGTGCTGATTTCGGTTTCGCTTTCAACGACAGCAACTTCTCCGACCGTTTGCTCCGAATCGAGATCCTCGGTGACGGTGATGAAGGTTGTTGCACGAGTATGGCCGATTGGGCTCGTCATcgcaagaggagaagagaggaTCATAACAATGGCGTTGGTG ACATTGTGGGTTGTCCTGAAGAGCAGATTATAACCGATGACaaccaacctgatatggatgatTGTTGTCCTGGTGGTGACGATCAAGGAGAGGCAATGTTGGAAGAGGCTCTATCAGGTGATGAGGATGCATCTAGTGAACGAAACTGGGGAATGGAGGACCATTCCACTGTTGTTAATGTTAAGGAACTTCATATTAGTTCTCCTATCCTGGCTGCTAAAAGTCCCTTTTTCTACAAG CTCTTCTCCAATGGAATGAGGGAATCAGCACAAAGACATGTAACCCTTAGAATTAGTGCTCAAG AGGAAGGTGCTTTGATGGAGCTTTTAAACTTTATGTACAGCAGCTCTCTAACTGTCACAACAGCACCTGCTTTACTAGACGTGCTTATGGCTGCTGACATGTTTGAGGTTGCATCCTGCATGAGGTATTGCAGTAGACTTCTCCGCAACTTGCCTATGACCCCCGATTCCGCTTTGCTCTATCTTGACCTTCCCTCCACTGTTTTAATGGCTGAAGCTGTCCAACCTCTAACCGATGCTGCCAAGCAGTTCCTTGCCTCCCGCTACAAGGATATTACCAA GTATCAAGAGGAGGTTATGGCCTTACCGTTGGCTGGAATCGAGGCGATACTATCGAGCGATGATCTCCAAATTGCTTCTGAGGACGCTGTTTATGATTTCGTGTTGAAATGGGCGAGGGGGAAGTACAGTTCACTGGAAGACCGTAGAAAGATTCTTGGTTCACGCCTTGCGCTCTGCATCCGCTTCCCATACATGACGTGCCGTAAACTCAAGAAGGTACTAACGTGCAGTGACTTTGAGCACGAAGTCGCATCGAAGCAGGTTCTAGAAGCGCTCTTCTTCAAAGCAGAAGCCCCGCACAGGCAACGCATTCTAGCCGCCGAAGGATCAGTCTCCACGAAGAACCGCCGTTTCATAGAGAGGGCTTACAAATACAGACCCGTCAAAGTCGTGGAGTTCGAGCTTCCTCGCTCGCAGTGCGTGGTGTACCTGGACTTGAAGCGGGAGGAGTGCGCGGGACTGTTCCCTTCGGGGAGAGTCTACTCTCAGGCTTTTCATTTAGGAGGTCAAGGCTTCTTCCTCTCGGCGCACTGCAACATGGACCAGCAGAGCTCGTTCCACTGCTTCGGGCTGTTCCTTGGGATGCAAGAGAAAGGAGCTGTGAGTTTCGGTGTGGACTATGAGTTCGCAGCTAGGCAGAAACCTTCGCAGGATTACTCGAGCAAATACAAAGGGACCTACACATTCACTGGTGGGAAAGCGGTTGGTTATAGAAACCTTTTTGCGATTCCTTGGACCTCGTTTATCGCTGAGGATAGTCAGTACTTCATCGATGGCGTTCTCCATCTCCGAGCTGAGCTCACCATTAACAGACCTTAA
- the LOC108837404 gene encoding protein ABIL1-like, translating to MEEEAALVTDGPAMTFEEVSMERSKSFVKALQELKNLRPQLYSAADYCEKSYLHSEQKQMVLDNLKDYTVKALVNAVDHLGTVASKLTDLFDHQSSDISTMELRASCVSQQLLTSRTYIEKEGLRQQQLLAVIPMHHKHYTLPNSVNKRVHFSPLRRTDTRQNHYQDISRLQPSDAPSSKSLSWHLGSETKSTLEGTTTTVAPSSKDSKAFVKTSGVFHLSGDEENIINKKPLVGGVRATSTITRQRYGDAHKAVEVTKLTTAHNSLDNPRGEIIQAPVRTKSVLSAFFVKPKTPQLKAG from the exons ATGGAAGAGGAAGCAGCTTTGGTGACGGATGGTCCAGCAATGACCTTTGAAGAGGTTTCCATGGAACGCAGCAAGAGCTTCGTTAAGGCATTGCAG GAGCTTAAGAACTTGAGGCCTCAACTTTACTCTGCTGCTGATTACTGTGAAAAGTCTTATCTTCATAGTGAACAAAAGCAAAT GGTATTGGACAATTTAAAGGACTACACTGTAAAGGCTCTGGTGAATGCTGTTGATCACTTGGGAACTGTTGCTTCCAAACTTACTGATCTCTTTGATCACCAAAGTTCAGACATATCAACTATGGAGCTGAGAGCTTCTTGTGTTAGCCAG CAACTGCTTACAAGCCGGACATATATAGAAAAAGAAGGTCTTAGACAGCAACAGCTATTAGCAGTTATCCCAATGCATCACAAGCATTACACTCTACCCA ATTCTGTTAACAAGCGGGTGCACTTTAGCCCTCTCAGACGAACTGACACAAGACAGAATCACTATCAAGATATATCCCGTCTTCAACCTTCAG ATGCCCCATCATCGAAATCACTCTCCTGGCATTTAGGCTCAGAGACAAAGTCGACCCTAGAAGGAACAACGACCACTGTTGCACCAAG CTCCAAAGATTCAAAAGCTTTTGTAAAGACATCTGGAGTGTTCCATCTTTCAG GGGATGaagaaaacataataaacaAAAAGCCTCTGGTCGGAGGTGTTCGTGCAACATCGACCATTACAAGGCAGAGATACGGTGATGCCCATAAG GCTGTTGAAGTTACCAAACTTACGACTGCTCACAATTCACTCGACAACCCGCGAGGAGAGATCATTCAAGCCCCTGTACGGACCAAGAGTGTTCTATCTGCATTCTTTGTCAAACCAAAAACTCCACAGCTTAAAGCTGGTTAA
- the LOC108838112 gene encoding uncharacterized protein LOC108838112 yields the protein MAFLVRSPGIPTVSARTIFSDSNSRSSQAFTKRNDTVSARKLIGFKSRLYAKFSAPVKEDCKISRPEEEEEEDKQRYYVNKGHAVQCLREELPSLFYKDPNFAIYRDDIVFRDPINTFMGIDNYKSMFWLLRFLGKIFFRALCLDIVSIWQPNEKTLMIRWTAHGVPRGPWETRGRFDGTSEYKFDRNGKIYEHKVDNVAINSPPKFQMLTVQDLVEAISCPSTPNPTYFEFRDLSSSSET from the exons ATGGCGTTCCTTGTCCGATCGCCGGGTATACCCACCGTCTCTGCTCGAACCATCTTCTCCGATTCGAACTCGAGGTCAAGTCAAGCGTTTACCAAGAGGAATGATACTGTTTCCGCGAGAAAGTTGATTGGTTTCAAGTCGAGATTATACGCGAAATTCTCAGCTCCTGTGAAAGAAGACTGCAAAATCAGCAGacctgaggaggaagaagaagaggataaGCAGAGGTACTACGTCAATAAGGGTCACGCCGTTCAGTGTCTCAGAGAGGAGCTTCCTTCCTTGTTCTACAAAGACCCCAACTTCGCCATTTACAG GGATGATATTGTGTTCAGAGACCCTATTAACACCTTCATGGGAATTGATAACTACAAATCCATGTTCTGGTTGTTACGTTTCCTTGGAAAGATCTTCTTCAGAGCACTCTGCTTGGACATTGTTAGTATTTGGCAACCCAACGAGAAGACTCTCATGATTCGATGGACTGCTCACGGAGTTCCTCGTGGTCCCTGGGAGACTCGTGGTCGCTTTGATGGCACTTCTGAGTATAAATTCGATAGGAACGGGAAGATTTATGAACACAAAGTCGATAACGTCGCTATTAACTCGCCTCCAAAGTTTCAAATGCTTACTGTTCAAGATCTTGTTGAAGCCATTAGCTGCCCTTCCACACCCAACCCGACGTATTTTGAGTTTAGAGATTTATCATCATCTTCGGAAACATAA
- the LOC130509708 gene encoding desiccation-related protein At2g46140-like has product MASAEQKEVEENGSMISGLLDKAKGFFAEKLASVPTPEATVDNVDFKGVTRQGVDYHAKVSVKNPYSQTIPICQISYVLKSATRTIASGTIPDPGSLVGNNTTVLDVPVKVAYSIAVSLMKDIGSDWDIDYQLDIGLTFDIPVVGDITIPVSTQGEIKLPSLRDFF; this is encoded by the exons ATGGCATCAGCAGAGCAAAAGGAGGTAGAAGAAAATGGGTCAATGATTTCAGGCTTGTTGGACAAAGCCAAAGGTTTCTTTGCGGAGAAGCTAGCTAGTGTTCCGACACCGGAAGCCACCGTGGACAACGTGGACTTTAAGGGAGTGACACGTCAAGGTGTAGACTATCACGCCAAGGTCTCGGTGAAGAATCCTTACTCTCAGACGATCCCTATTTGCCAGATCTCTTACGTCCTCAAGAGTGCCACAAG GACGATAGCGTCGGGGACAATACCGGATCCGGGTTCGTTGGTTGGGAACAATACAACGGTTTTGGACGTACCGGTTAAGGTGGCTTATAGCATAGCGGTTAGTTTAATGAAGGACATTGGCTCGGACTGGGACATTGACTATCAACTTGACATTGGACTAACCTTCGACATTCCTGTTGTTGGTGACATTACCATTCCTGTCTCTACTCAGGGCGAGATCAAGCTCCCTTCCCTTCGCGACTTCTTTTAA
- the LOC130509820 gene encoding uncharacterized protein LOC130509820 produces MQRMRSCRSLVKPLLEESSKLRGYYCTSSSEKIVASVLFERLRVVIPKPDPAVYAFQEFKFNWQQQFRRRYPDEFLDIAKNRAKGEYQMDYVPAPRITEADKNNDRKSLYRALDKKLYLLIFGKPFGATSDKPVWHFPEKVYDSEPTLRKCAESALKGVLGDLTHTYFVGNAPMAHMAIQPSEETPDLPSYKRFFFKCSVVAASKYNISNCEDFVWVTKDELLEFFPEQADFFNKMIIS; encoded by the exons atgcAGAGGATGAGATCTTGTCGGTCACTGGTTAAGCCTCTCTTGGAGGAGAGCAGCAAGCTTCGAGGGTATTATTGCACGAGCTCCTCAGAAAAGATCGTAGCTTCGGTGCTTTTCGAGAGATTACGCGTTGTGATTCCCAAACCAGATCCTGCCGTCTACGCCTTTCAGGAGTTCAA ATTCAATTGGCAACAGCAGTTTCGTCGTAGATACCCTGATGAGTTCTTGGACATTGCTAAGAACAG AGCCAAGGGTGAATATCAAATGGACTATGTGCCTGCTCCCAGAATCACAGAGGCTGACAAGAATAACGATAggaa GTCATTATATAGAGCTCTTGACAAGAAGTTGTATCTACTCATCTTCGGCAAGCCGTTTGGAGCTACTAGTGACAAACCTGTCTGGCATTTCCCTGAAAAAGTCTACGATTCTGAGCCTACTCTTCGCAAG TGCGCTGAATCTGCTTTGAAGGGAGTCTTGGGAGACTTAACTCACACTTACTTTGTTGGGAATGCTCCAATGGCTCACATGGCTATTCAACCTTCTGAAGAAACACCTGATTTGCCATCTTACAAG aggTTCTTCTTCAAATGCAGTGTAGTAGCAGCATCGAAGTACAACATCAGTAACTGCGAGGATTTTGTGTGGGTAACCAAAGATGAGCTTTTGGAGTTCTTCCCTGAGCAAGCTGATTTCTTCAACAAGATGATCATTAGCTGA